From the genome of Amia ocellicauda isolate fAmiCal2 chromosome 14, fAmiCal2.hap1, whole genome shotgun sequence, one region includes:
- the pabpn1 gene encoding polyadenylate-binding protein 2 isoform X3, protein MEEEAEKLKELQNEVEKQMNLSPPPAGPVIMSIEEKMEADGRSIYVGNVDYGATAEELEAHFHGCGSVNRVTILCDKFTGHPKGFAYIEFADKESVRTAMALDESLFRGRQIKVGAKRTNRPGISTTDRGFPRARFRSRGNFSTSRSRYYSGYTPPRGRGRAFRFQDQWRLTTPPPPVAAAPPTVSAASLSLSAPAIHTHPILSVWGGGGGGQGDHRAAPGGLYYNNKR, encoded by the exons CAGTCCCCCTCCAG CGGGTCCCGTCATCATGTCAATAGAGGAGAAGATGGAAGCAGATGGACGCTCGATTTATGTTGGAAAT GTGGATTACGGTGCTACTGCTGAGGAACTAGAGGCCCATTTCCATGGCTGTGGCTCGGTCAACAGAGTCACCATCCTGTGCGACAAGTTCACCGGACATCCCAAAGG GTTTGCCTACATCGAGTTTGCAGACAAGGAGTCTGTGCGAACAGCCATGGCCCTGGATGAGTCCCTGTTCAGAGGGAGACAGATCAAG GTGGGAGCAAAGCGGACAAACCGGCCGGGCATCAGCACCACGGACCGTGGATTCCCACGAGCCCGCTTCCGCTCGCGAGGGAACTTCTCCACGTCGCGCTCCCGCTACTACAGCGGATACACCCCCCCCAGAGGCAGAGGACGAGCATTCAG GTTTCAGGACCAGTGGAGGCTGACAACCCCTCCGCCTCCTGTGGCTGCGGCGCCTCCCACAGTGTCGgcagcgtctctctctctctctgctcccgCTATCCACACTCACCCCATCCTCTCTGtttggggaggtgggggagggggtcagGGTGACCACCGGGCCGCCCCAGGGGGCCTGTACTATAACAACAAGCGCTGA